Proteins from a genomic interval of Cyanobium sp. AMD-g:
- a CDS encoding 20S proteasome subunit A/B, protein MTYCLGFLLQSGLVFASDSRTNAGVDYISSYSKMHVLAPAPDRLFVLMAAGNLGTTQAVLNRIRRDIENHGAGPSPQWSRQDDPPAGPSMLTARYLFEVADYIGRLNVMVQKEFNPNLRQAGASGEASFILGGQIAGQPHGLYMVYPQGNAIMATADTPFLQIGETKYGKPPLDYIGRPDLSLEDAARLCLVSEIVTRRSNLTVGPPFEIALVRRDEFKVGRHLKLEKEAPEIQHTMDVWARHMQEGLNKLPRFPWEQDPL, encoded by the coding sequence ATGACCTATTGCCTCGGTTTTCTGCTCCAGAGCGGCCTGGTGTTCGCCTCCGATTCCCGCACCAACGCAGGCGTCGATTACATCTCCAGCTACAGCAAGATGCATGTGCTGGCGCCGGCTCCGGATCGGCTGTTCGTGCTGATGGCAGCCGGCAATCTGGGTACCACGCAGGCCGTGCTCAATCGCATCCGCCGCGACATCGAGAACCACGGAGCCGGTCCCAGTCCCCAGTGGAGCCGCCAGGACGACCCCCCGGCGGGACCAAGCATGCTCACCGCCCGCTATCTGTTTGAGGTGGCCGATTACATCGGCCGCCTCAATGTGATGGTCCAGAAGGAGTTCAATCCCAACCTGCGCCAGGCGGGTGCCAGCGGCGAGGCCAGCTTCATCCTGGGCGGCCAGATCGCGGGCCAGCCCCACGGGCTCTACATGGTGTATCCCCAGGGCAACGCGATCATGGCCACCGCCGACACCCCCTTCCTGCAGATCGGCGAAACCAAGTACGGCAAACCTCCCCTCGATTACATCGGCCGACCGGACCTCTCCCTGGAGGACGCGGCACGCCTCTGCCTGGTGTCAGAGATCGTGACCCGCCGCTCCAATCTCACCGTGGGCCCCCCCTTCGAGATCGCCCTGGTGCGCCGTGACGAATTCAAGGTGGGCCGCCACCTCAAACTCGAAAAGGAGGCCCCGGAAATCCAGCACACCATGGATGTCTGGGCCCGCCACATGCAGGAGGGCCTCAACAAGCTGCCCCGATTCCCCTGGGAGCAGGATCCGCTCTGA